One region of Myxococcus fulvus genomic DNA includes:
- a CDS encoding caspase family protein yields MNARTVWCSSVLLALLGASVASAESRFSVSVGHNLGRDTDEPLRWAQQDAERMDAVFGQLGGVPEDRRLLLRGESVSNLKLGLARMRGRIEEARRAGERTLLFFFYSGHGDESALRLGGEALPLAELQRLLSEVPATVTVAVLDACHSGALVRGRSKGLKSAPAFDVSFLRQVGPQGRVFIASAGAHEVAQESDSLRGSFFTHHLISGLRGAADVDADGRVSLTEAYGHVYHRTLAGSHASTAAVQHPELSSQLAGEGDLFLTTLSRAHAQLELPPRVGDSVVLVDERTLQVMAEVEPRGEEPVRVALPAGRYRVQVRRGPQVLYGKVYLSWGDKQRLNPEALEVRTLALHQRKGALLEASNWRLQAALGAGRSSTQLGGWGPQVGVLLARESSGGLGWSFLGGLSLGATRGATNAQRFEQAELGLWSGLGLAGSVGRVSMGAHAGLGVLGLAQRATSPDAERRRELGLPTRRTRTGAGAATFAALSAEVPVSARTGLFARLGGHVALLREDEKLRTQLAPQLLLGCTWGL; encoded by the coding sequence ATGAACGCGAGGACGGTGTGGTGCTCCAGTGTCCTGCTCGCCCTGTTGGGCGCCTCCGTCGCGAGCGCGGAGAGCCGGTTCTCCGTCAGCGTGGGCCACAACCTCGGCCGCGACACGGACGAGCCCCTGCGCTGGGCGCAGCAGGATGCCGAGCGCATGGACGCCGTCTTCGGTCAGCTCGGCGGGGTCCCCGAGGACCGACGTCTCCTCCTGCGCGGTGAGTCCGTCTCCAACCTCAAGCTCGGCCTCGCGCGGATGCGAGGCCGCATCGAGGAGGCGCGGCGCGCCGGAGAGCGCACGCTGCTGTTCTTCTTCTACTCAGGCCACGGTGACGAGTCGGCCCTGCGTCTGGGCGGCGAGGCGCTCCCGCTCGCGGAGCTGCAACGCCTGCTATCCGAGGTCCCCGCCACCGTCACTGTCGCGGTGCTGGATGCCTGTCACAGCGGCGCGCTCGTGCGAGGCCGCTCCAAGGGCCTCAAGTCCGCGCCCGCGTTCGATGTCTCCTTCCTCCGCCAGGTGGGGCCGCAGGGGCGCGTGTTCATCGCCTCCGCGGGGGCGCACGAGGTGGCGCAGGAGTCGGACAGCCTCCGGGGCTCGTTCTTCACGCACCACCTGATCTCAGGCCTGCGGGGCGCGGCGGACGTGGACGCCGATGGCCGCGTCTCGCTCACGGAGGCGTATGGCCATGTCTACCACCGCACCCTGGCGGGCTCGCATGCCTCCACGGCCGCGGTGCAACACCCGGAGCTGTCCAGTCAGCTGGCGGGGGAAGGGGACCTGTTCCTCACCACGCTCTCGCGGGCCCACGCGCAGCTCGAGCTTCCTCCCCGGGTAGGAGACAGCGTCGTGCTCGTGGACGAGCGCACGTTGCAGGTCATGGCGGAGGTGGAGCCTCGAGGTGAAGAGCCGGTGCGCGTCGCGCTGCCAGCGGGTCGCTATCGGGTCCAGGTGCGGCGGGGCCCCCAGGTGCTCTACGGCAAGGTGTACCTGTCCTGGGGCGACAAGCAGCGCCTGAATCCCGAGGCGCTGGAGGTGCGCACGCTGGCCCTGCACCAGCGCAAGGGCGCGCTGCTGGAGGCCAGCAACTGGCGACTCCAAGCGGCGCTGGGCGCGGGCCGCTCGTCGACGCAACTGGGAGGCTGGGGCCCTCAGGTGGGCGTGCTGCTCGCCAGGGAGAGCTCCGGAGGGCTGGGGTGGTCCTTCCTCGGAGGGCTCAGCCTGGGCGCCACCCGGGGCGCCACGAACGCGCAGCGATTCGAGCAGGCGGAGCTGGGGCTGTGGAGTGGCCTGGGCCTCGCGGGCTCGGTGGGACGGGTCTCGATGGGAGCCCACGCGGGCCTCGGCGTGCTGGGCCTGGCTCAGCGCGCGACGAGCCCGGATGCGGAGCGCCGCCGCGAGCTGGGCCTCCCCACGCGGCGGACACGCACGGGCGCGGGCGCGGCCACCTTCGCCGCGCTCTCCGCGGAGGTCCCGGTGAGCGCGCGCACGGGCCTCTTCGCCCGGCTGGGCGGCCATGTCGCGCTGCTGCGCGAGGACGAGAAGCTCAGGACGCAACTCGCGCCACAACTGCTGCTCGGTTGCACCTGGGGACTGTGA